gccatctccttgtcccccgttattatttctcctgcctcattttctagcagtcctatatccactcgcatttcccttttatttttaacctacttgaaaaaacttttaactATCcactgatattatttgctagcttgctttcatatttcatcttttcccttctaatgattttttttaagtcGCTCTctttaggtttttaaaaacttcccaatcctctatcttcccactaatttttgctttgttgtacactctctcttttgctcttgcaatagctttgacttccgtTGTCAGCCattgttgtactattttaccatttgagtatttcttcatttttggaatacacacgtcctgcaccttcctcatttttccccagaaacgcacatcattgctgctctgctgacatctgacatccctgccagcaactccttccaatttactttggccaactcctctctcatatcactgtaatttcccttactccactgaaatactgctacatcagactttactttctccctatcaaatttcaagttgaactcaatcatattcaCTGGTTCCCAGaggttcttttacattaagctgcctaattgcctctggttcattacataacacccaatccagtatagctgatcccctgagctgcctgtatttcaatgcaagaagaatCGCAGGAAAGgcagatagtgctgaagatgaggtagctgaatgtaatgttgaaactttataaagcactggtgaagcttcACTTGCAGTAATATGAGCAGGTCTGGGCccctatctcagaaaggatgtgcttaatCTGAAGAAGGCTTCAAAGGAGGtacactgaaatgattccacgattgaatggcttgtcatatgaagagcatttgatgactctggacctgtattcactagaattcagaaggatgaggggtgacttcattgtaacctatcaaatagtgaaaggccttgatagagtggatatggagaggatatttcctatggtcagagagtctaagactagaggacacagcctcagaatagaggggtgtcctttaaaAACTCAgatagggaggaatttctttagccagagagtggtgaatctggtaAAGCTAAGTCTTTatggatatttaaggcagagattgatagattcttgtttggtcaggacatgaacggatactgggagaaggcaggagattggggctgacaggaaaattggatcagccatgatgaaatggcggaacaaattcaatgggccaaatggcctaattctgttcttataccTTATCGTCTTTATATTTGTGGCAACGAACTGATACAAATACAAATTAAATGATCAAAATTACTATACATTAAAGCTTTAATGTGTAATTATTTATAAATGTTCTGTGCCAGCAAATAGTGTCATCCTGATGAGATTAAGATGTTGCAGGAATTGGTGCTGTGAGATCTCACCTAATTTGTTGGGTGACCCAGAATTGCAGATGTTAGCTAGGGTAGTTAAGCGCTGGAATTTAATTGAATGCAGAACTCAATTGGATAATAAGGTACTTGATCCAAATTTTGTCCATGCTCAATATCCACATATGCATACTTCCTGCAATGGTGATGAGAACTGGGAAATTAGTGTTTCCCCATATTCATCCAGAGCTATTTAGAACAAGTTAAATTTCTACAACCACCAAAAGAGACTGGAACTGTTTTGATAAGAAATGCATCTATTCTGGGGTCTCAGGGTAGCGCAGTGGTTATTCTCAATACTTTACAGAAAAGTTGCCGGGTTCGATTCCcaatgctgcctgtaaggagtttgtatgttctccccatgatcacgtggttttcctccaggtgctctagtttccacccacattccaaagacgtactgattagttggtgaattggtctttgtaaatcatTACATAATTAGGCTATGATTAAATTAGAAGACTGCTGGGCGGCATGgccgaagggctggaaggggctACTCCACGCTGTACCTCAGAATAAAATATATTACAAACAGAAAAGTAATAAATACTGCAATGAtgcagagaaaatgctggaggaactcaattccTTCAGAATCTCTTTTCTTTTAAAGATAAACCTTTTCTCCACAAGGCTGTATTTTTCATACCCGATGAAAGGTAATAGACTGAAATTTTAATTGGATTCCCACTTCTGCAGATTCTGCCAGTCGCTACAATCTCAAATAGATGAATCATTTTATTTGTATGAAATGTGAAGCAAAAACACAATAGGCACAATATAATGTTTTTCTAAGCTGCCCTTTTGGTGGAGTATCAAAACGTCAACctttaattacaaacataaatgtTAAAAGTTTTCGGTTAGTTAGTGTAGGAACCACTTCAAACAATTTATTCAAAAAATGAAAATTCTGAAAGGACAACTTGTTTTGAAAAGAGTGCAAAATTTTTGTGAGCACGCCAGTCTCATGATACAAAGCAAAAGTATCCAAAAATTACAAAAATCTTACCACCGTctccatcttctttccattgcaCCAAACATCCATAGTGTCTTTCTCTGTAACGATAATTTGGTCATTTTGTAATTCTAATCAGAGAAACTTACAACTTGCGGATGTTTACATTAGATTTCCATTTCTCTTAGCTTGCATTTCTGAGCCAAACTACCACCATAATTAGTATTCATTTGACATCAAGCAACAATAGTCTCATTAGATTTATTAACGAGACATGTCACTTAGTTCCCTGTTTCATAAAGTGATTAGAATACCATACGTTCTACATTATTTCTGTGGGTAACTAAAGTACAGAACTTTAAATGGGGCATCACCAGAATTTGTCTTAAGGTAAAACATGTTCTTGTCACTTTCTCAGTTGGGCTGAGAAAAGAATTTTATTATTATAGATGGATTAAGATTTCTTGAATGTGGTGTAATCATATGTCATTACGAGTGAAAGTGAAGTCCATGATTATGGATGACCTTGCAAAATCAAAATGTAAGTGAAGGAGCAAAGGAGTGGTGTTACACCCAGTGCAGCTAGCTGCCTCATCTCCAGAATCTCCTGTACTTTTGGTAGAGAATCAGCACTCTTTCCatatgactgtatctcagtatctTCAAAATATCCCAAAAACATGTAATTAGTAGATAAATGGCTGCTGAAAATATCTGCAGTACCGGAGGGTGGTGGGAGAATCAGAATGCCTGCACCTACAGTATGTGCCTTTgaagctgctgcaagtttttgattagtcatagtcatactttattgatcccaggggaaattggttttcattacagttgcaccataaataataaatagtaatagaacaataaatagttaaatagtaatatgtaaattgtgccagtaaattatgaaataagtccaggaccagcctatcggcacagggtgtctgaccctccaagggaggggttgtaaagtttgatggccacaggcaagaatgacttcctatgacgctctgtgctgcatcttgaaggaatgagtctctggctgaatgtactcctgtgcccacccagtacattatggagtggatgggagacattgaccaagatgccatgcaacttagacagcatcctcttttcagacaccaccatgagagagtccagttccatccccacaacatcactggccttacgaataagtttgttgattctgttggtgtctgctaccctcagcctgctgccccagcacacaacagcaaacatgatagcactggccacaacagactcgtagatcatccttagcatcgtccagcagatgttaaaggacctcagtctcctcaggaaatacagacggctctgacccttcttgtagacagcctcagtgttctttgaccagtccagtttattgtcaatacgtatccccaggtatttgtaatcctccaccatgtccacactgaccccctggatgaaaacagaggtcaccggtgccttagctctcctcaggtctaccaccacctccttagtctttttcacattaagctgcagataattctgctgacaccatgtgacaaagtttcctacagtagccctgtactcgacctcatctcccttgctgatgcatccaactatggcagagtcatccgaaaacttctgaagatgacaagactctgtgcagtagttgaagtccgaggtgtaaatggtgaagagaaagggagacaagacagtcccctgtggagccccagtgctgctgatcactctgtcggacatacagtgttgcaagcacacgcactgtggtctgccagtcaggtaatcaagaatccatgataccaggggagcatccacctgcattgctgtcagcttctcccccagcagagcagggcggatggtgttgaacgcgctggagaagtcaaaaaacatgacccccaCAGTGCTCGCTGGGCCTTTAACACTCTGTACTTGTGCACGACATTAAAGTTCATTTGACTTGGATCGCTCCCAGGGCCCACATAAGCATGATGggccagagacagagagatcaaaacAGTCTTTATAGGTGAAGCAGCACTTCAGTTGCACCTTCCAACCTGGGGTACTGTACCTAGTGTTCCAaaagtggcctcctctacactggagaAACCAAACATAGACTGGAGGATTACTTAGCCTGTTTTGTAATCCTGCATTAGCAGCACACAATAAAGACAAAGCAGCATAATCTGCTTCTACCTGTGCCATTAATCGATTTGGTCCCACTGTAGAAATATTCCCATTGTTCTTTCCATTCCTCCCCTTTATGTGATTGAAATTTTTTCTGTCCCCAATTCAGATTACGTGCTTGGCTAAAAGTGGCAACTGTTTCTTTCCTCAGATGATGCCCGAGATGTTGAGCATTTCCCGTATTCTCTACTTTTCAAGTGTTGGATAGGATGGATAATTTCTGAATAGTTTATGGAAAGGTGATAGCAATGAACTCAAGGCCTCAAGTATAAAAAGGAGTGTTCGTGACCAGGACTAGgagttgtgtatgttgctcagtaACCATTAGAAGATGTAGATAATTGCAATTCACCATCATTAAGCAACTTAAAGTATAGCATTTTCATGAAGGAAATAACCAGTTACTTTAGGAAATGCAAATTAGAATAAGTGCGAGCAAAGCCTTGAAACTGTGTCTTATTTAGGATAATTTAAATATACACTCCTTGTGAAAAAGTAAAAATTACCACTGTAATATGCACTTACCCAGCACAATTCGAGAATCTATTCCATCTAGATTTAGTAGCCACGTATTTGTAGTCTTAGACCTGTTCTCCAAATATTTCTTTAGGCTTTTCCCATTGATCTCCAAAGTATATTCATACGCAAAGCCACTGATTGCATCAATGTTGATTGTTGCTTTTGTTTTAGTTGCCCCAACTACAAAGGTTTCCTTCCCAACAAGCTTGAACATCCAGTCCCTTTTTATGACTTCCTGATAACAAAATACCGTTGGTTACACACAAAAAACTTCAATTATTATTACACCAAACTAAGTTACGAGTTAATTCATACTGCATGGCAACGGCTAATAGGAGAAATGTAACCAGTCATAACAAGTTAGGAAGcataaaaaagcaaaataaaaaggtgCACAATCCGAATACAAAAAATTCAAACTATGGAGAGCACAATGACATAGCTATAAGAACTTTCAATCATGACACCCTACTCATGCTACCAATGGATAACTGAACAAGGAGTTTCATGCTTGAATATTCAAAATTCAGAAGTACTCTGTTTTCTAATAACCCTGATTTGGCTATGAAGGGCAACAACAACAAAAGTAAAAGTAATCTTGCAGGCAAATGGGTGTTCTGCAGAGAACTGCTGGCATTCACTCCCATAAATACAAGCACATCTGGAGTTCCACTCCGTTTACATTCAAATATGAAAGCCTCCTCATGGAGTGCAAAAGTTTTCTCTGGGTTTGCTGGTTTCCttccagtccaaagacgtaccagataGGTTAATTATttttctgtgattaggttagggttaatcgggcttgtcaggggttgctggggcagtgtgactcgaagggccaaaagggcgctgtcactaaataaaataaataaatattggtaAGTGGGAGATTATGGGGGTGAGCTGATGGTAATGTACAGGGAATAAACTGGGTCAGGATAATATTAGTGTGAAAGAAAAGGGGTACTTGAAGGACAGTGGACTGAAGCCCCATTTCTATGCAGTGTCTGTGATTCATTGAATGAGGCACAGCACAATCCACAACATataaaaaacaaactaaagctGACTTCAAATCTTACACAGAAAATATACTGTGGCTAGGGAAGTAAAGATAGGATAATAAAAATGAGAAACGAGACAGACTACATTTGCTTTAAAAATCACCTGAAAAAGTGATGAAAAAAGTACTTACTTTTTCCTAATCAAATGAGATGACATCTACGTAAAATTCATACCCAACATTTGAGAGTTTCTTCAGCAGTAACTGTCCTTCATTAAAATAAATCCTAGACTTAACTTTTTAATTTATCTTCAACAGAGAAGGTTAGCAATTAACCACCCTttagcaaaagaaatttctctgcatctggtTTAAACAGATGCCCATAtatgctgaggctgtgtcttcttgtcctagacacccccactatgggaaacatcctttccacatccactctgtagaAGACcttttgtatctcagatttttggtttttctcccagtttagaaaataatgTGCACAttcatttctactaccaaagtacatgaccatgaattttctaacattgtattttatttgcctctttcttgcccattctcctaatctgtccatcctcctgcagccttcctgtttcctcaaaactacctgcccctccaccaatctctgtatcatctgcaaacttgacaacaaagctatctattccatcatctaaatcattgacatacagtataaACAGCAGTCCCAACTCCGACCCCAACGGAACAGCACTAGTCATTGGCAACCAGCCAGAAGaggatctttttattccattTGCTGCTTCCTACCGATCAGCCAAATCTCACTATGTGAATAATTTTCCCATAATGCTGATAACTTGGCAGGCAGCCcattgtgtggcaccttgtcaaaggcccccTGAAAGTCCGAATATACAACATCTATacgcatcccctttatctatactACGTGTAttctcctcaaataattccaacaggtttgtcaggcaagattttcctttaagtaaCTTTGccccatcttgtcctgtgtcaccaagtaccccataacctcatccttgacaattgactccacatctttccaaccactgaaatcaggctaactggtctataatttcctttctgctgccttcctcctctcttaaagagtggagtgacatttgtaattttccagtcctctggcaccatgccgcagtccaatgatttttgaaagatcattactaatgcctccagaatctctaacgctaactctttcagaaccccaggatgcagttcatctggtccaggtgacttacgtacccttagctctttcaactttttgaacactttctctcttgtaactgcactcacttctcttccctcacacccttcaacgcctggcacactgctagtgtcttccacagtgaagactgatacaaaatactcatttagttcctctgctgTCTTCTTGgctcccattattatttctccagtttCATTTTCTAGTCATCCTACatctactctcatctcttttaatgtacttgaaaaaaacttttcatatccaccttgatattgtttgctaacttcccttcatgtttcatcttttcccttcaaaTGATTCTTTAATTTGCTCTCtgtaggattttaaaagcttttcaattctggcttcccactaatttctgctttgttgtttgccctctcttttacttttaaattagctttcacttcccttgtcagccacagtggtACTATTTTGCCTTTTgtgtatttcttcacttttggaatacatctatccagcaccttcctcatttttcctagaaactcacaccattgctgctctgctgttatccctgccagcatctcctttttGCCAACTTCtctttcataccactgtaatttcctttactccactgaaatactgctacatcatactttactttctccctatcaaatttcaagttgaactcaatcatattgtgatccctGCCTCCTAAATGTTCTtctaccttaagttccctaatcacctctggttcattacataacacccaattcagTATAGCGGACCCCTCAGTAGACTcaatgaactgctctaaaaagccataagatcataagatgtaggagtagaagcaggccatttggcccatcgagactgctctgccattcaagccatctcgtaggcattcaaatTCACTCTCCAGGTCCATTTCCAACCTAATCTTCCCCAATCGACCAGCAtcttgaaatctcccatgactatcacaacattgcccttttgacatgccttttctatttcctgttataatctgtggttcacatcccagttagttgggaggcctgtatataactgccatcaaggtcctttaatccttgcagtttcttaactcaacccacaagcattcgacatcttccgatcctatgtcacatctttttactgatttgatgccattctttaccagcagagccatgccaccccctctacttaccttcctatccttctgatacaacaTGTCAGCTTGGACATTTAGCTCCAACTCGAACCATCCTTCAGCTTtgattcagtgatgaccacaacatcatacccaacaatctgtaataatgcaacaagatcatccaccttatttcttatactctgtgcattgagaactgtatttgctaccctttttgattctgcatccctaatgcacagaTATTCAActtgctggctgcaattatgtcctatcatctgcctgcccttcctaaccatctgactgcacactatctttgcttttataccaTCCATCCCGTCCTAAGTTCccaacccctgccaaattagattaaaccctccccaacagctctaacaaatctgcccAAGAAGATATCAGTTCCTCTTGGGTTCACGTGCAACCAGTCACTTTTAGACaggtcacacctctcccagaaaAGACCTCAATGaaccaagaatctgaagccctgcccactTCACCAGATTCTCAGACACTCAATAGTTTGCCAAATCATACTGCTTCTACCCTCAacggtgcatggcacaggcagcaatccagaagtcACTAcctgggaagtcctgcttgtcAGCATTCTACATAGCTCTCTAAATTCCCTttaaaggacctctttgcttttccttcatatgtcattggcaccaatatgtaccaagacatctggctgctcgccctccctctccaaaatgttatgGACTTGATCCGAGATGTTCTTGTccctggaacctgggaggcaacaagccATTCAGGTGATCTGTTCAGATCCATAGAATCTGCTGTCAGTTCCCcaaactattgagtcccctatcactaccgctcccctcttctccctcattCCCTTCTGCACCGCTGACTTATGTTCAGTGCCAGTAACCCTGTCTCCGTGGCGTTATCCTGGGagatcatcccccacaacagtatccaaaaccgtatacttattgttgaggggaatggccacaggggtgctctgcgctaactgcttattcacatttccatttctcctgacagccacccagctactcgcctcctgcaacttcggggtgactacttccctgtaactctgattgattatctcc
This genomic stretch from Mobula birostris isolate sMobBir1 chromosome 6, sMobBir1.hap1, whole genome shotgun sequence harbors:
- the faima gene encoding fas apoptotic inhibitory molecule a isoform X2, whose translation is MLYQKDRKEVIKRDWMFKLVGKETFVVGATKTKATINIDAISGFAYEYTLEINGKSLKKYLENRSKTTNTWLLNLDGIDSRIVLEKDTMDVWCNGKKMETVGEFVEDGTETHFTIGNHDCCIKAVSSGKRREGIIHTLILDGQEIPEIVE
- the faima gene encoding fas apoptotic inhibitory molecule a isoform X1 — its product is MADLVALWEVALSDGVHKIEFEHGTTSGKRVVYVDGKEVIKRDWMFKLVGKETFVVGATKTKATINIDAISGFAYEYTLEINGKSLKKYLENRSKTTNTWLLNLDGIDSRIVLEKDTMDVWCNGKKMETVGEFVEDGTETHFTIGNHDCCIKAVSSGKRREGIIHTLILDGQEIPEIVE